One part of the Chloroflexota bacterium genome encodes these proteins:
- a CDS encoding ABC transporter permease codes for MPSSSVESRAATGNEASPLILRLRRAVVAQEAGILVVLVLMGLFLSLRTDTFLTSRNLFNVLRAFSWIAISAFGEILVIVTAGIDLSVGSTMALSGLVAAIALTSGLPVILGIIAGLLTGILIGLINGALISKANLPPFIATLGMMSVARGICYGLTNGQPVRGLPESFRALGQYDVPVANLQVPLPVIFMAVIAVIMSLFLSRTVWGYRIYALGGNEQATALSGINTGRVKVLVYTLCGFLTAIGGLLMTARLGVAAPTAALGYELDIIAAVVIGGTSLFGGEGTILGVLIGAAIMQVLRNGLVLLGFPAYWQPAAIGLVIIVAIMLDQLRKQR; via the coding sequence ATGCCATCCTCATCGGTCGAATCGAGAGCCGCCACAGGGAACGAGGCATCCCCGCTCATCCTACGATTGCGGCGTGCGGTGGTGGCGCAGGAGGCCGGGATCCTGGTGGTGCTGGTGCTCATGGGGTTGTTCCTCTCGCTGCGCACCGACACCTTCCTGACCAGCCGCAACCTGTTCAACGTGCTGCGCGCCTTCTCCTGGATCGCCATCAGCGCCTTCGGCGAGATCCTGGTCATCGTCACGGCCGGGATCGATCTCTCCGTGGGCTCCACGATGGCGCTATCCGGGCTGGTGGCCGCCATCGCCCTCACGTCAGGCCTCCCCGTCATCCTGGGAATCATCGCCGGGCTGCTGACCGGCATCCTCATCGGCCTCATCAACGGGGCGCTCATCAGCAAGGCGAACCTGCCCCCCTTCATCGCCACGCTGGGGATGATGAGCGTCGCCCGCGGCATCTGCTACGGCCTGACCAACGGCCAGCCGGTGCGTGGGCTGCCGGAGAGCTTCCGCGCCCTGGGGCAATACGACGTGCCGGTGGCCAATCTACAGGTTCCCCTGCCCGTGATCTTCATGGCGGTGATCGCCGTGATCATGTCCCTCTTCCTCAGCCGCACGGTGTGGGGATATCGGATCTACGCCCTGGGCGGGAATGAGCAGGCGACCGCCCTCTCCGGCATCAACACGGGACGCGTGAAGGTGCTGGTGTACACGCTGTGCGGATTCCTGACGGCCATCGGCGGGCTGCTGATGACCGCCCGACTGGGAGTGGCCGCCCCCACCGCCGCGCTGGGCTACGAGCTGGACATCATCGCCGCCGTGGTCATCGGCGGCACCAGCCTCTTCGGCGGCGAGGGCACGATCCTGGGCGTGCTCATCGGCGCCGCCATCATGCAGGTGCTGCGCAACGGGCTGGTGCTCCTGGGATTCCCCGCCTACTGGCAGCCGGCCGCCATCGGCCTGGTCATCATCGTCGCGATCATGCTTGATCAACTCCGGAAACAGCGGTAA
- a CDS encoding sugar ABC transporter ATP-binding protein codes for MLSTRRETAPLLEVRGVSKAFPGVQALDNVDFEAYAGEVVALLGENGAGKSTLMKILSGAYRMDAGEIRLHGQPVTPQGPQHAQQLGIAIIYQEFNLTPNQTVATNIFLGRELYRPGVWRTLRIVDYEHMRQEAAALLSRLGARFSPDALVRDLSVAEQQMVEIAKALAIKAEVIIMDEPTSALGEEEVAVLFDIVRTLKEQGLAVIFITHRLEEVFRVADRVVVLRDGRRVGGMPISEATPERIISLMVGRSLDEVFQKHDVQFGETVLEVRGLTRHGVIEDVSFTVRRGEILGLAGLVGAGRTETARAIFGADPLDAGEIYIDGKRVDIRSPEDAVKAGLALVPENRQQQGLVLIHSVERNIALPNLDRLSSNGIANRHKMHDLAQHYVDRLDIRTPSLAQRVMYLSGGNQQKVVLAKWLAAEPKVLILDEPTRGIDVGAKAEVHAIMSDLAQQGIGIIMISSEMPEILAMSDRIAVMCEGRVATILDRSQATQERIMAYASGHITEPMQ; via the coding sequence ATCTTGAGCACGCGTCGGGAAACCGCCCCCCTGCTGGAGGTTCGCGGCGTCTCCAAGGCATTCCCCGGCGTCCAGGCGCTGGATAACGTGGACTTCGAGGCCTATGCCGGTGAGGTGGTCGCCCTGCTGGGCGAGAACGGCGCCGGGAAATCCACGCTGATGAAGATCCTGTCCGGCGCCTACCGCATGGACGCCGGAGAGATCCGCCTGCATGGACAACCCGTGACCCCTCAGGGCCCCCAGCACGCGCAGCAGCTGGGCATCGCCATCATCTATCAGGAGTTCAACCTGACGCCCAACCAGACCGTGGCCACCAACATCTTCCTAGGCCGGGAGCTGTATCGCCCGGGGGTGTGGCGAACGCTCCGCATCGTCGATTACGAGCATATGCGCCAGGAGGCGGCCGCCCTGCTCTCCCGCCTAGGGGCTCGCTTCTCCCCGGATGCGCTGGTACGGGACCTCTCCGTGGCGGAGCAGCAGATGGTCGAGATCGCCAAGGCGCTGGCCATCAAGGCGGAGGTCATCATCATGGATGAGCCCACCTCCGCCCTGGGCGAGGAGGAGGTCGCCGTCCTGTTCGACATCGTGCGCACGCTGAAGGAACAGGGGCTGGCGGTGATCTTCATCACGCACCGACTGGAGGAGGTCTTCCGCGTGGCGGACCGGGTGGTCGTCTTGCGGGACGGCCGCCGGGTCGGGGGCATGCCCATCAGCGAGGCCACGCCTGAGCGGATCATCTCCCTGATGGTGGGGCGATCCCTGGACGAGGTCTTCCAGAAGCATGACGTCCAGTTTGGGGAGACGGTGCTGGAGGTGCGGGGCCTTACCCGGCACGGGGTCATTGAGGACGTCAGCTTCACGGTGCGCCGGGGGGAGATCCTGGGGCTCGCCGGGCTGGTGGGCGCCGGGCGCACGGAGACGGCGCGAGCCATCTTCGGGGCCGATCCGCTGGACGCGGGCGAGATCTACATCGATGGGAAGCGCGTTGACATCCGATCCCCCGAGGACGCGGTGAAGGCCGGGCTGGCCCTGGTCCCGGAGAACCGGCAACAACAGGGGCTGGTGCTCATCCACAGCGTGGAGCGCAACATCGCGCTCCCCAATCTGGATCGCCTATCGAGCAACGGCATTGCGAACCGGCACAAGATGCACGATCTGGCGCAACACTACGTCGATCGGCTGGACATCCGCACGCCCAGCCTGGCGCAGCGCGTGATGTACCTCTCCGGCGGGAACCAGCAGAAGGTCGTGCTGGCCAAGTGGCTGGCGGCGGAGCCCAAGGTGCTGATCCTGGACGAGCCCACCCGCGGGATCGACGTAGGCGCCAAAGCCGAGGTCCACGCGATCATGAGCGATCTGGCGCAACAGGGCATCGGGATCATCATGATCTCCTCCGAGATGCCCGAGATCCTGGCCATGAGCGACCGGATCGCGGTGATGTGCGAAGGCCGGGTGGCCACTATCCTCGATCGGTCTCAGGCCACCCAGGAACGCATCATGGCTTACGCCAGCGGCCATATCACGGAGCCCATGCAATAG
- a CDS encoding substrate-binding domain-containing protein, which translates to MEGAAEEPTAQLPFDRDKILADGKITIAWIPKALNNPVFELGKVGAETRAKELTEQGPYEVEILYTASVASDAAEQTRVMEDVIAKGVDAIGVSCNDPTACEDPINKAVEAGIPVMTWDSDSPNSKRFTYLGVDNYEGGKAAAMLLKKALPEGGKVAILTGVPGAFNLEERIRGFKDGLEGSNLEIVTTVACNDDINLGVQVVEETMQAYPDLAGWFFVGLWPLFAERGSMPLWEEAAKAGMKTVAFDTLPVELEYVKEGLIYGLIGQKYWGWGYDTVQMIYDYIVNGKQFEPFTNSGMDIVTAKNVDAMIEAWETMDFTKPLPPYE; encoded by the coding sequence ATGGAGGGAGCCGCCGAGGAGCCGACCGCCCAGCTGCCCTTCGACCGGGACAAGATCCTGGCCGACGGCAAGATCACCATCGCCTGGATCCCCAAGGCGCTGAACAACCCGGTGTTCGAGCTGGGTAAGGTGGGCGCGGAGACCCGGGCGAAGGAGCTGACGGAGCAGGGTCCCTACGAGGTGGAGATCCTGTACACCGCCTCGGTGGCCTCGGACGCGGCCGAGCAGACCCGGGTGATGGAGGACGTCATCGCCAAGGGCGTGGATGCCATCGGCGTGTCCTGCAACGACCCCACGGCCTGCGAGGATCCCATCAACAAGGCGGTGGAGGCCGGCATCCCGGTGATGACCTGGGACTCCGACTCGCCCAACAGCAAGCGCTTCACCTACCTGGGCGTGGATAACTACGAGGGCGGCAAGGCGGCGGCCATGCTGCTCAAGAAGGCGCTGCCCGAGGGCGGCAAGGTGGCGATCCTGACCGGCGTGCCCGGCGCCTTCAACCTGGAGGAGCGCATCCGCGGCTTCAAGGATGGGCTGGAGGGCAGCAACCTGGAGATCGTCACCACGGTGGCCTGCAACGACGACATCAACCTGGGCGTCCAGGTGGTGGAGGAGACCATGCAGGCCTATCCCGATCTGGCCGGCTGGTTCTTCGTCGGGCTGTGGCCGCTGTTCGCCGAGCGTGGCTCCATGCCGCTGTGGGAGGAGGCCGCCAAGGCCGGCATGAAGACCGTGGCCTTCGACACGCTCCCCGTGGAGCTGGAGTACGTGAAGGAGGGCCTGATCTACGGCCTGATCGGCCAGAAGTACTGGGGCTGGGGCTACGACACGGTTCAGATGATCTACGACTACATCGTCAACGGCAAGCAATTTGAACCGTTCACCAACTCCGGCATGGACATCGTCACGGCCAAGAACGTGGACGCCATGATCGAGGCCTGGGAGACGATGGACTTCACCAAGCCGCTTCCGCCGTACGAATAA
- a CDS encoding sugar ABC transporter ATP-binding protein yields the protein MRREATVSDNVPLVEMRGIRKSFGAVQALRGVDLTLGYNEVLGLVGDNAAGKSTLMKILSGAYTPDEGEIYIEGQRVNIMQPEDSRRLGIEMVYQDFALANNLDVAANIFLGREIVRFQLGPLKIMNQRRMAQEAERLMERLRIDIASVRQKVETLSGGQRQAVAIGRATAFNAKVIIMDEPTAALSVAAIHQVLDLIEQLKREGASVIIISHRLEDIYRVGDRVMVLRHGRKVADIPVEGDIHDFRERVVAYMVGARDDFAETADSAQAA from the coding sequence ATGAGGCGGGAGGCAACCGTGAGCGACAACGTCCCACTCGTCGAGATGCGAGGCATCCGCAAGAGCTTCGGAGCCGTGCAGGCGCTCCGGGGCGTGGACCTGACGCTGGGCTACAACGAGGTATTGGGCCTGGTGGGAGACAACGCGGCCGGAAAGTCCACCCTGATGAAGATCCTGTCCGGCGCTTACACCCCCGACGAGGGGGAGATCTACATCGAAGGCCAGCGCGTGAACATCATGCAGCCGGAGGACTCCCGCCGACTGGGCATCGAGATGGTCTACCAGGACTTCGCCCTGGCCAACAACCTGGACGTGGCCGCCAACATCTTCCTGGGCCGGGAGATCGTCCGCTTCCAGCTGGGCCCGCTGAAGATCATGAATCAGCGCCGCATGGCCCAGGAGGCCGAGCGCCTGATGGAGCGACTCCGCATCGACATCGCCTCCGTGCGCCAGAAGGTGGAGACCCTGTCCGGGGGCCAACGCCAGGCGGTGGCCATCGGGCGGGCGACGGCCTTCAACGCCAAGGTGATCATCATGGATGAGCCCACGGCCGCCCTCAGCGTGGCGGCGATCCATCAGGTGCTGGATCTGATCGAACAGCTAAAACGGGAGGGCGCCTCCGTCATCATCATCAGCCATCGTTTGGAGGACATCTATCGCGTCGGCGATCGCGTGATGGTCCTGCGCCACGGACGCAAGGTGGCCGATATCCCCGTGGAAGGGGATATCCACGACTTCCGAGAGCGCGTCGTCGCCTACATGGTGGGCGCACGTGATGACTTTGCCGAGACCGCCGATTCGGCGCAGGCTGCGTAG
- a CDS encoding ABC transporter permease, translating into MATRSQRRRVTLGQFRELNVLVALLLLCLYFYWRQPETFIKPANLAVIMRFMATFGVLAIGEVLVIITGGIDLSVGSLTALTGVIAATLMLKGVAGIPPIGMVPAILITLAVGTLIGLWHGLFVTKLGIPAFIITLGTWLMARGMAGYITRGYPIVYPSESPFLALGQGTVATIPISFIILVILALAVSFILNFTVLGRHIYAVGGNLEAARVSGVHVDRVRLFCYATSGFMAAITGILLASRLGQGTPTVGTAYELWAIAATVIGGTSLFGGEGTVLGAVLGAAIMGVMQNGMVLINISSYLQDTILGIVLVIAVTYDTMRRRTRR; encoded by the coding sequence GTGGCCACCCGCTCACAGCGACGCCGTGTGACATTGGGGCAATTTCGCGAGCTGAACGTCCTCGTCGCGCTGCTGCTCCTATGCCTCTACTTCTACTGGCGCCAGCCGGAGACGTTCATCAAACCTGCCAACCTGGCGGTGATCATGCGCTTCATGGCCACCTTCGGGGTTCTGGCCATCGGAGAGGTTCTGGTCATCATCACCGGTGGCATCGACCTTAGCGTGGGCTCGCTGACGGCGCTCACCGGCGTCATCGCCGCCACGCTCATGCTCAAAGGCGTCGCCGGGATACCGCCCATCGGCATGGTTCCCGCCATCCTCATCACGTTGGCGGTCGGCACGCTCATCGGCCTGTGGCATGGACTGTTCGTCACCAAACTCGGGATCCCCGCCTTCATCATCACCCTCGGCACCTGGCTGATGGCCCGAGGCATGGCCGGATACATCACCCGTGGCTATCCCATCGTGTACCCGTCCGAATCCCCCTTCCTGGCCCTGGGGCAGGGGACGGTGGCCACCATCCCCATCTCCTTCATCATCCTGGTCATCCTGGCCCTGGCCGTCTCCTTTATCCTGAACTTCACCGTGCTCGGCCGCCACATTTACGCGGTCGGCGGGAACCTGGAGGCGGCCCGGGTATCCGGCGTCCACGTGGATCGGGTGCGCCTGTTCTGCTACGCCACCAGCGGATTCATGGCCGCCATCACCGGCATCCTGCTGGCATCTCGGCTGGGGCAGGGCACGCCCACGGTGGGCACCGCATATGAGCTGTGGGCCATCGCCGCCACCGTCATCGGCGGCACCAGCCTGTTCGGCGGCGAGGGCACCGTATTGGGCGCCGTATTGGGCGCCGCCATCATGGGCGTGATGCAAAACGGCATGGTGCTGATCAACATCTCGTCCTATCTTCAGGACACGATCCTGGGCATCGTGCTGGTGATCGCGGTCACCTACGACACGATGCGACGCCGAACCCGAAGATGA
- a CDS encoding molybdenum cofactor guanylyltransferase, giving the protein MEPFTAVILAGGRSRRMGEDKAWLDAGGQPLIARVAERLVPLTCEIVVVRGAHDAPSPALPGRVVRDHYPSAGPLAGLHAGLQAATTPWILAVACDMPFLNSALIRYLALLRPGYDAIVPYPTGRPEPLHALYHRRCLPAIEECLNRGQRQILAFYPAVRVRPVSLAEVRVFDPETRSFTNANTPQEWEHIRQQARWAPGPDRPPQ; this is encoded by the coding sequence ATGGAGCCCTTTACGGCGGTCATCCTGGCGGGCGGCCGCAGCCGCCGCATGGGAGAGGATAAGGCATGGCTGGACGCGGGCGGGCAGCCCTTGATCGCCCGCGTGGCAGAGCGTCTGGTTCCCCTCACATGCGAGATCGTGGTGGTGCGCGGGGCGCATGACGCCCCCAGCCCGGCGCTTCCCGGCCGGGTCGTCCGGGACCATTACCCATCGGCCGGGCCGCTGGCGGGCCTGCACGCGGGCCTGCAGGCCGCCACGACGCCCTGGATCCTCGCGGTGGCGTGCGATATGCCCTTCCTGAACTCGGCGCTGATCCGCTATCTGGCGTTGTTACGTCCCGGATACGATGCCATCGTCCCCTACCCCACCGGCCGGCCGGAGCCCCTTCATGCGCTCTACCACCGCCGATGCCTCCCCGCCATCGAGGAATGCCTGAACCGGGGGCAGCGTCAGATCCTCGCCTTCTACCCGGCGGTGCGGGTGCGCCCCGTCTCCCTGGCGGAGGTCCGCGTCTTCGATCCCGAGACGCGCTCGTTCACCAACGCCAACACCCCCCAAGAGTGGGAGCATATTCGCCAACAGGCGCGATGGGCCCCGGGCCCCGACCGCCCTCCGCAGTGA
- a CDS encoding acyl carrier protein — MSIFERVRDIIVEQLGVEPEKVTMEASFREDLEADSLDLVELIMAFEEEFGGEISDEEAQQITTVGDAVRYLEEHGAE, encoded by the coding sequence ATGAGCATTTTCGAGCGTGTTCGAGACATCATCGTAGAACAATTAGGCGTGGAACCGGAAAAGGTGACCATGGAGGCCAGCTTCCGAGAGGACCTGGAGGCCGATTCGCTCGATCTGGTCGAGCTGATCATGGCCTTCGAGGAGGAATTCGGCGGAGAGATCTCCGACGAAGAGGCCCAGCAGATCACCACCGTGGGAGACGCCGTCAGGTATTTGGAGGAGCACGGCGCCGAGTGA
- a CDS encoding type 2 isopentenyl-diphosphate Delta-isomerase, translating to MTVEGGRKPRSSHERRKADHIRINLEEDVQFPRLTTGLERYRFVHVALPELDLEAVDLSSMLLGKRLAIPLLISPMTGGTAEAARINRNLAQAAQACGLAMGLGSQRTGLEVSETADTFRVRDVAPDILLLANLGAIQLNYGYTVEHCRRAVEMIEADALILHLNALQEALQSDGNWNWSGLLSRIERVCRELTVPVVVKEVGWGISGDVARRLVDAGVAAIDVAGAGGTSWSLVEMHRATTERRRRLAAAFADWGIPTAEALVAVRRSAPGIPIIASGGIRTGIDVAKCLALGAEAVGMASPLLKAAAVSAEAVIAEVETLATELRVAMFCAGAGDVAALREPGRLVRVDGGDAWR from the coding sequence ATGACTGTGGAAGGGGGAAGAAAGCCTCGCAGCTCGCATGAGAGACGGAAGGCGGACCATATCCGCATCAATCTGGAGGAGGATGTTCAGTTTCCCCGCCTCACGACCGGACTGGAAAGATATCGCTTCGTTCATGTGGCGTTGCCCGAGCTGGACCTGGAGGCGGTGGATCTCTCCTCTATGCTGCTGGGAAAGCGGCTGGCCATCCCGCTGCTGATCTCGCCCATGACGGGGGGGACGGCGGAGGCGGCCCGGATCAATCGCAACCTGGCGCAGGCGGCTCAGGCGTGTGGGCTTGCCATGGGGCTGGGCTCGCAGCGGACGGGCCTGGAGGTGTCGGAGACGGCGGACACCTTTCGCGTGCGTGACGTGGCGCCGGACATTCTGCTCCTGGCCAACCTGGGCGCTATCCAGCTCAACTACGGGTACACCGTCGAGCATTGTCGCCGCGCGGTGGAGATGATCGAGGCCGACGCGCTGATCCTGCACCTGAACGCGCTTCAGGAGGCGTTGCAGTCCGATGGCAACTGGAACTGGTCGGGGTTGCTGTCCAGGATCGAGCGTGTGTGCCGGGAGCTGACGGTCCCGGTGGTGGTGAAGGAGGTGGGGTGGGGCATCTCCGGTGATGTGGCACGCCGTCTGGTGGACGCCGGCGTGGCCGCCATCGACGTGGCGGGGGCGGGCGGCACATCCTGGAGCCTGGTGGAGATGCATCGGGCGACCACGGAGCGGCGGCGGCGCCTGGCCGCTGCCTTCGCCGATTGGGGCATTCCCACGGCCGAGGCACTGGTGGCGGTGCGGCGCAGCGCACCGGGAATCCCGATCATCGCCTCAGGTGGGATCCGCACCGGGATCGACGTGGCCAAGTGCCTGGCGCTGGGGGCGGAGGCGGTGGGGATGGCCTCGCCCCTCCTGAAGGCGGCTGCCGTCTCGGCGGAGGCGGTGATCGCTGAGGTGGAGACGCTGGCGACCGAGTTGCGGGTGGCGATGTTCTGTGCCGGCGCCGGGGATGTGGCCGCGCTGCGGGAGCCCGGCCGACTGGTTCGTGTGGATGGAGGGGATGCGTGGCGCTGA
- a CDS encoding polyprenyl synthetase family protein → MTRLLPLIEEALREAIEPPDPALEAHYGMMAYHMGFADTDLQPARADAGKRIRPLLCLLTTEAAGGDVKRAMPAAVALELLHNFSLVHDDVEDASPTRRHRPTVWKIWGVPQAINVGDGMFALAHLALERLYRRGVPAEIVLRALWVFDETCRMLTEGQHLDLAFEARDRVSEDEYLQMIAGKTGALLATSVQLGALVAGAGPEEVAAYEEFGWALGRAFQIRDDILGIWGDEAVTGKSARSDILSRKKSLPVVHALAQESEAGRALRAIYARPEITPEDVPEVLRWLEEAGSRAYAEAMVQEALSGAEAALARARPLEPAAAALRELMDALARRTY, encoded by the coding sequence ATGACACGGCTCCTGCCGTTGATCGAGGAGGCGTTGCGAGAGGCCATCGAGCCGCCCGATCCGGCATTGGAGGCGCACTATGGGATGATGGCCTACCATATGGGATTCGCCGATACGGATTTGCAGCCGGCCCGGGCGGACGCGGGGAAGCGCATTCGGCCGCTGCTATGCCTGTTGACGACCGAGGCGGCGGGGGGCGATGTGAAGCGGGCGATGCCGGCGGCTGTGGCGTTGGAGCTTCTGCATAACTTCTCCCTGGTCCACGATGATGTCGAGGACGCGTCCCCCACGCGTCGTCACCGGCCGACCGTATGGAAGATATGGGGGGTTCCCCAGGCGATCAACGTGGGGGATGGGATGTTCGCCCTGGCGCACCTGGCGCTGGAGCGGCTGTATCGGCGGGGCGTCCCGGCGGAGATCGTCCTGCGGGCGCTGTGGGTGTTCGATGAGACCTGTCGCATGTTGACCGAGGGACAGCACCTGGATCTGGCGTTCGAGGCTCGCGATCGGGTGAGTGAGGACGAGTACCTGCAGATGATCGCCGGGAAGACGGGGGCGTTGTTGGCGACCTCGGTGCAGTTGGGCGCGTTGGTAGCGGGCGCGGGGCCGGAGGAGGTGGCCGCCTACGAGGAGTTCGGGTGGGCGTTGGGCCGGGCGTTTCAGATTCGGGATGACATCCTGGGGATCTGGGGGGACGAGGCGGTGACCGGGAAGTCAGCCCGGAGCGACATCCTGAGCCGAAAGAAATCGCTGCCCGTGGTGCACGCGCTGGCCCAGGAGAGCGAGGCGGGGCGCGCTCTGCGGGCGATCTATGCCCGGCCGGAGATTACGCCGGAGGATGTGCCCGAGGTGTTGCGTTGGCTGGAGGAGGCCGGCAGCCGGGCGTATGCGGAGGCGATGGTGCAGGAGGCCTTGAGCGGCGCGGAGGCTGCCCTGGCCAGGGCGCGGCCCCTGGAGCCTGCCGCGGCCGCCTTGCGGGAGCTCATGGATGCGCTGGCAAGAAGGACTTACTGA